From the genome of Neisseria sp. oral taxon 014 str. F0314:
TCCTTGTGATGGTATGATTTATATCATTATTTATAAACGGGTTCAGAGGCCGTCTGAAAAAACTTCCCGCTTGGGTGCGGGCATGTGCAAGCCGGCTATGATACCCGAAATCATATTAAAAACGAAAGGAAAACAATATGGCGATTCTGATTACCGGTGCTTCGGCCGGATTCGGCGAAGCAATGTGCCGCGCCTTTACCGCGGCAGGCTTTAATGTTGTCGGCGCAGCCCGCCGTATGGAGAAACTACAGGCCCTTGCGGAAGAATTGGGCGGCAGCTTTTACCCGCTGCAAATGGATGTGGCCGACACCTCGTCCGTTCCTGCCGCGCTGCAAAGCCTGCCCGAAGGCTTCAAAGAAATCGACTGCCTCATTAACAACGCGGGATTGGCTTTGGGTTTGGACAGCGCCGACAAAGCCGATTTCGCCGACTGGCAGACCATGATTCAGACCAATATCGTCGGCCTGACCTTCCTGACCCGCCAAATCCTGCCGCAGATGGTCGAAAGAAAGAGCGGCTATATCATCAATATCGGTTCGATTGCCGGTAACTATCCTTATCCCGGCGGCAATGTTTACGGCGCGACCAAAGCCTTCGTGCGCCAATTCAGCCTCAACCTGCGCGCGGACCTCGCGGGCACGGGCATCCGCGTTACCGACATCGAACCGGGCCTGTGCGGCGGAACCGAATTTTCCAATGTGCGTTTCAAGGGCGACGACGAGCGTGCCGCCGGAGTATATGAAAATATACGGTTTATCCGCCCCGAAGACATCGCCGACACCGCCCTGTGGCTATACCACCGCCCCGCGCATATGAACGTCAACACCATAGAAATCATGCCCGTGGCCCAGAGTTTCGGCGCACTGCCCGTCGTCCGCGAAATTCCGCCCGCTCCCGAACCGGAAGAAAGTTTCGAAAAACAGAGCACCTCGCTGTTTGCCAAAATCAAATCTTGGTTTAAGTGAACCTAAATCGGAAAACAGGCATAAGGCCGTCTGAAAGCAATTTTATGGACACAATCAAACAAAAAATCCTCGAACAGGCACGCCGTGACGGCGTACAGGTAACCGCTTTGCGCGAACAGGTGCTCGATATCGTTTTGCAGCAAAGCGGCGTGATTAAAGCCTACAACGTCTTGTCGCAGATGCAGCAGCAAAGCGAGGGCGTGGTTGCGCCGCCGACGGCCTACCGCGCCCTTGATTTTTGGGCGGAGCAGGGCGTTTTGCACAAAGTGGCGGCGGTCAACGGCTATATTTTGTGCAGCCATGCGCAGCACGAGTGCGACGACCATTGCCACGACCACGAAGAAGCCGAAGCGCACCATAGCGCATTTATTTTGGTCTGCACCGAATGCGGCACGGCGGACGAGCAAACCCTGAGCCACGAATGGGCGGCACTGTGCGCAGGCGTTGCCGAAAGCGGCTTTGCGCTGAAAGAAGAACACGTTGTTTTAACTGGAATCTGTAAAAAATGTCAGAAGTGAAAAAAACCAAAGTCCACCTGATTTCAGGTTTTCTGGGAACAGGCAAAACCACCGCGCTCAAAAGCCTGATGGAACAGAAAGACCCGAACGAAAAATGGGTCATCATCGTCAACGAGTTTGGCGAAATCGGTATTGACGGCGCCGTATTGAGCGACAACGGCATCCCCGTGGCAGAAATCGCCGGCGGCTGTTTATGCTGTACCGCCGGCCCGCAAATGGGCGTAACCGTGCAGAAAATGCTGCGCGACGCCAAGCCCGACCGCTTGATGATTGAAGCAAGCGGACTGGCGCACGCCGCCAGCGTCATCGACGAATTGAAAGCCAAACCGCTGGACAGCCTTTTGGAAATCGGCGCCGTCTTTACCGTCGTCGATCCGCGCCAGTTCATCAACCCCGATTACGCGCAGCAGGCGTTGTATAAAGACCAAATCGGCATCTGCGACGTATTGGTCGCCAGCAAAACCGATTTATGCACCCCCGAACAGCTTGCCGAATTTCACGACAAAGCGGCAAAACTGTTCCCGCCCAAAGCCAAAGTGGTCGAAGTCCAAAACGCACAGCTCGACATCCAATGGCTCGATATTCCCGTCATCGAAAAATCACGCTACCGCCTCAAAGCCCTGCCGGACAACACCATGGGCTTCCAGTCGCAAGGTTTCACATTCCCCGCCGGACGCGATTTTGACGGCGAAAAGCTGACCAACTTCTTCAACGACCTGCCCAAATTCACAGACGGCCTCGTCCGCGCCAAAGGCGTGTTCCAAGTGCTCGGCACATGGGTGTGGCTCAACTGGGTGGACGGGCAATGGGGCGCCAACCAAGTCTCATGGCGGCGCGACTCGCGCTTCGAGCTGATTGCCAAGTCGTTTGACGCGGATTTAATTGAAAAGAAACTGCAAGAGGCTTTGGAAAAATAAGATTATTTGGAATGAGTTTGCATAGAGGATTGACATAACTAAAAGGCCGTCTGAAAAATCCGCTTTCAGACGGCCTTTCCATATTCGGGTAAAATGCAGCCTTTTGTATTACAGCCTGCGTTTCTTAAAAATGATAGAACTCAAAAACCTGACCCTGCAACGCGGCAGCAAGCTGCTGCTTGATAAAGCCAATCTGACTGTCAGTCCGCAGCGCCGTGTCGGGCTTGTCGGCAGAAACGGTACCGGCAAGTCCAGTCTGTTTGCCTTGATAAAGGGTGAAATCGCGCAAGACGGCGGGGATGTGTTACTGCCGGCGCATTGGAAGCTCGCGTCGGTGGCGCAGGAAACGCCCGCGCTGGACATATCCGCGCTGGATTATGTTTTGCAGGGCGACGGGGAATTGCAGCTTTTCCAGACGGCCTTACAAGAAGCCGAAGCGAAAAACGACGGCATGAAACAGGCCGAATATCATGCCAAATTGGAGGAAATCGATGCTTACAGCGCGCCCGCCCGCGCCGCCAAACTGTTAAGCGGCTTGGGTTTTTCCCAAGAAGAACACGGCCGGCCGGTCAAATCCTTTTCCGGCGGCTGGCGGATGCGCCTCAATCTGGCGCAGGCGCTGATGTGCCGCGCCGATTTGCTGCTGCTGGACGAACCGACCAACCACCTCGATTTGGAAACCGTGTTATGGCTGGAAAACCATCTGTCCGGCCTGCCCTGCACCCAAATCATCATTTCGCACGACCGCGATTTCCTCAACGCCGCCACGACGCAGACCGTCGAACTTTCCGATCAAAAGCTCACGCTTTACGGCGGCAATTACGATTTTTACCAGGCCGAACGCGCCCGCCGCCTGGCACAACAGCAGGCGGCCTACCTCAAACAGCAGGCGCAAATCAAACATCTGCAATCCTTTATCGACCGATTCAAAGCCAAGGCCACCAAAGCCGTGCAGGCACAGAGCCGCATGAAGGCCTTGGACAAGCTCGAACGCATCGCGCCGGCACACTTCGACAGCGGGTTTTCGTTTGAATTCGACAGCCCTGCCCACCTGCCCAACCCGTTGCTGCAACTGGACAAAGCCGATTTGGGCTACGGCGGCGAGCCCGTTTTGAACGGCATCGACCTGTCGCTGGAAAGTGGCGCGCGTTACGGCCTTTTGGGGGTAAACGGCAGCGGTAAATCGACCTTTATCAAAACGCTGGCGGGCGAACTGAATGTCTCGTCCGGCCGGATTGTCCGCTCGGACAAGCTCAATATCGGTTATTTCGCCCAGCACCAGCTCGACACCCTGCGTCCCGACCAAAGTCCGCTGTGGCACATCCAAAAACTCAGCCCCGACGTGCGCGAACAGGAAATCCGCAACTTCCTCGGCAGCTTCAACTTTGTCGGCGATGCCGCCCTGCAGAAAACCGAACCGTTTTCCGGCGGCGAAAAGGCGCGGCTGGCGTTGGCAATGATTGTGTGGCAGAAGCCTAATTTGCTGCTGCTGGACGAACCGACCAACCATCTCGATTTGGACATGCGCCACGCACTCACGCTCGCACTGCAAAGTTTTCAAGGCGCGCTGATTGTCGTCTCGCACGACCGCAGCCTGCTCGAAGCCACTACCGACAGCTTCCTGCTGATAGAACAAGGCCGTCTGAAAACGTTTGACGGCGATTTGGAAGACTACCGCCGTTACCGTTTGGCACAAGAAAACGCCGCCGCCGCGCCTGCCGCTTCGGCGCAAAGCCGCAACCGCAAAGACGCCAAGCGTGTCGAAGCGCAAATCCGCCAAGAAAAAGCCCGCCTCGGCAAACCCTTGCAGCAGAAAATCAACCAAGCCGAAAAAGAGATGGCCGCCCTTGGCGAAATTCAGACGGCCTGTGAAGCATTTTTGGCACAGGAAGACGCCTATTCCGATGCCAATAAAGCCAAATTGCAGCAGACCCTCGCGCAGCTTGCGGAAACTAAAGTAAAATTATCCGAATTAGAAGAAAGCTGGCTCGGCTGGCAGGAAGAATTGGAGCAGATTCTGGCGCAGATCGACGCGCAATACGCCCAGACCGCCTCCTGACCGGCAGCCGCAAAAAATACCAAAAACTGTGTTTGAATATCGCTGAAATTTAACTTTTCGTCATTGCTGCCGCGTAGGCGCGAACGAAAGCGGTAACGAACTTACATAACTGATAACGATAGTTAAAAATCAACGCAATATCCGAACGCAGCCATATAAAAAGGTCGTCTGAAAACGCCTGATACACGGAAAACAATATGTCTTCGATAATCAAATCAAGCGGATGCCTGCTGGCTTCCGCATTCGTACTCGGGCTGCCGCCATACTCGGCGGCGGCCGTCTATACCTGCATATCCGCTTCGGGCGGCAAAACCTATACTTCCGAACGCACGTCTGCTTGCGAAGCAGGCGATTTGCCGCGTATCGGCAGCTACCAAGGCTACCGTTTGAAAGAAGCGAAAGCCAAACCGGAGAAACGCAGAACGAAAGCGGCCGGACAAAGCAGGCGCAGCGGGCGGGAAACGAAGCCCATTCCGGCGAAAAACAAGAGGCCGTCTGAAAAAGGCCGCGGCTATTCCGGTTTCCCGGCAACAGACAACTGAACGGACGACGTTAATGAACATTTTATTCAAAACTTCTTTGGCGGCGGTACTCGCCTTGGCCGCGGCGCAGTCAGCCGAGGCCGGTTCGAAAATCTACACTTGCGAAATCAACGGGGAAATCGTGTACACCTCGCGGGCATCGGGCAACTGCCATTCCGCCGATCTGCCGTCCATCGGGCGTTACAGCAGCAGCCGTTACGACAGTCCGATGCCGTCTGAAACGCGAACCCAGCCGGAACCGCAATACCGTCCAGTACAGAAACGCAGCGCGGCAAGGGCGGGTATGCCGAAGCCCCAGCCGGTGCAGCAGGCTCCCGTTATCGCCGCGCCGAAATCGCCCGGCAACAGTTCCCGCCGCGCCATTCTGGAGCAGGAGCTGGCCAACGAACGCAGAGCACTTTCCGATGCTCAGAAATCCCTCGCGCAGGCGCGCGGCGCGAAAGGCGGCAGCATCGACCAGCAGCAGATCAGTACGCTGCAAAGTTCCGTCCTCGACCGCCAGCAAAACATCCAAGCCTTGCAGCGCGAGTTGGGCAGGATGT
Proteins encoded in this window:
- a CDS encoding GTP-binding protein, which encodes MSEVKKTKVHLISGFLGTGKTTALKSLMEQKDPNEKWVIIVNEFGEIGIDGAVLSDNGIPVAEIAGGCLCCTAGPQMGVTVQKMLRDAKPDRLMIEASGLAHAASVIDELKAKPLDSLLEIGAVFTVVDPRQFINPDYAQQALYKDQIGICDVLVASKTDLCTPEQLAEFHDKAAKLFPPKAKVVEVQNAQLDIQWLDIPVIEKSRYRLKALPDNTMGFQSQGFTFPAGRDFDGEKLTNFFNDLPKFTDGLVRAKGVFQVLGTWVWLNWVDGQWGANQVSWRRDSRFELIAKSFDADLIEKKLQEALEK
- a CDS encoding ATP-binding cassette domain-containing protein codes for the protein MIELKNLTLQRGSKLLLDKANLTVSPQRRVGLVGRNGTGKSSLFALIKGEIAQDGGDVLLPAHWKLASVAQETPALDISALDYVLQGDGELQLFQTALQEAEAKNDGMKQAEYHAKLEEIDAYSAPARAAKLLSGLGFSQEEHGRPVKSFSGGWRMRLNLAQALMCRADLLLLDEPTNHLDLETVLWLENHLSGLPCTQIIISHDRDFLNAATTQTVELSDQKLTLYGGNYDFYQAERARRLAQQQAAYLKQQAQIKHLQSFIDRFKAKATKAVQAQSRMKALDKLERIAPAHFDSGFSFEFDSPAHLPNPLLQLDKADLGYGGEPVLNGIDLSLESGARYGLLGVNGSGKSTFIKTLAGELNVSSGRIVRSDKLNIGYFAQHQLDTLRPDQSPLWHIQKLSPDVREQEIRNFLGSFNFVGDAALQKTEPFSGGEKARLALAMIVWQKPNLLLLDEPTNHLDLDMRHALTLALQSFQGALIVVSHDRSLLEATTDSFLLIEQGRLKTFDGDLEDYRRYRLAQENAAAAPAASAQSRNRKDAKRVEAQIRQEKARLGKPLQQKINQAEKEMAALGEIQTACEAFLAQEDAYSDANKAKLQQTLAQLAETKVKLSELEESWLGWQEELEQILAQIDAQYAQTAS
- a CDS encoding SDR family oxidoreductase produces the protein MAILITGASAGFGEAMCRAFTAAGFNVVGAARRMEKLQALAEELGGSFYPLQMDVADTSSVPAALQSLPEGFKEIDCLINNAGLALGLDSADKADFADWQTMIQTNIVGLTFLTRQILPQMVERKSGYIINIGSIAGNYPYPGGNVYGATKAFVRQFSLNLRADLAGTGIRVTDIEPGLCGGTEFSNVRFKGDDERAAGVYENIRFIRPEDIADTALWLYHRPAHMNVNTIEIMPVAQSFGALPVVREIPPAPEPEESFEKQSTSLFAKIKSWFK
- a CDS encoding Fur family transcriptional regulator; amino-acid sequence: MDTIKQKILEQARRDGVQVTALREQVLDIVLQQSGVIKAYNVLSQMQQQSEGVVAPPTAYRALDFWAEQGVLHKVAAVNGYILCSHAQHECDDHCHDHEEAEAHHSAFILVCTECGTADEQTLSHEWAALCAGVAESGFALKEEHVVLTGICKKCQK